The following are from one region of the Thermodesulforhabdaceae bacterium genome:
- a CDS encoding divergent polysaccharide deacetylase family protein has translation MAKILRNSAREVKKNKKGDSDQVRHASKTSLRRFLINLWILGAIIWVGLLLWAYNWSSKKSELRQKVVEEYSSKDTSQGSSGVKESKNSSPLENRHSLPSTTSSSSLMESQNTTPSSSYDANKPEKDDGNNLGLNGKNSPKNISTTHSAVFSTQRKISIIIDDMGGSIDIARKFIALPYPIAFAVLPYEPYSREVARLAKEHGKVVLLHMPMEPHGYPEKNPGKGALLMGQDKETQRRLFFKALEQVPGAVGVNNHMGSRFTENREAMSVFLELVKEKKLFFIDSATTDKTVACDVAREVGVPCLRRDVFLDHEVTVSFTRAQLVRLFDVAKTKELTIAIGHPHRVTLELLQKGLTETRSKNLEIVSLDVRR, from the coding sequence ATGGCAAAGATTTTGAGAAATTCGGCTAGGGAAGTGAAAAAAAACAAAAAAGGTGATAGTGACCAGGTTAGACATGCCTCAAAAACCAGTCTTAGAAGGTTTTTAATAAATTTGTGGATCCTTGGAGCAATTATCTGGGTTGGACTTCTCCTGTGGGCTTATAATTGGTCATCCAAAAAGTCTGAACTACGTCAAAAAGTTGTTGAGGAATATTCAAGTAAAGACACATCTCAAGGGAGTTCTGGAGTTAAAGAGTCTAAAAATTCTTCCCCTCTTGAGAATCGTCATTCACTTCCTTCAACTACATCTTCATCGAGCCTTATGGAAAGTCAAAACACTACACCGTCTAGCTCTTATGATGCCAATAAGCCTGAGAAGGATGATGGTAATAATTTGGGGTTGAACGGCAAGAACTCACCCAAAAACATTTCTACAACTCATTCTGCTGTATTTAGCACCCAGAGGAAGATCAGCATCATTATAGATGACATGGGAGGCAGTATAGATATTGCTAGAAAATTTATAGCACTCCCATATCCTATTGCTTTTGCGGTATTACCCTATGAGCCCTATTCGCGAGAAGTTGCTCGACTTGCCAAAGAACATGGCAAAGTCGTGCTTCTTCACATGCCTATGGAACCTCACGGTTATCCTGAAAAGAACCCCGGCAAAGGGGCTTTACTTATGGGACAAGATAAGGAAACGCAGAGGAGGCTTTTTTTTAAAGCTTTGGAGCAAGTTCCCGGAGCGGTTGGTGTCAATAACCATATGGGCTCCAGATTTACTGAAAATCGAGAAGCTATGAGTGTTTTTCTAGAGCTAGTTAAGGAAAAGAAGCTGTTTTTTATCGATAGTGCAACAACCGATAAAACTGTTGCTTGTGATGTGGCTCGTGAAGTTGGTGTGCCCTGCCTTAGAAGAGATGTTTTTTTGGATCATGAAGTTACTGTGTCTTTCACTCGCGCCCAGTTGGTAAGACTTTTTGATGTTGCGAAGACAAAGGAGTTAACCATCGCCATTGGCCATCCTCACAGAGTTACTTTAGAATTGTTGCAAAAAGGACTTACGGAGACTCGCAGTAAAAATCTTGAAATAGTCTCTCTCGATGTCAGAAGGTGA
- a CDS encoding ABC transporter permease yields the protein MTRQNSLLLSLVIAPFSRWQLITSLVKKDLVGRYTGSFLGFFWAILHPVVLVGIYYFVCSLVFRLSIKSGAYGFFEFLICGLIPWIAFSEGISRSCTAVVEQSYLVKKVFFPSEVLIPVAVISSMVQLVIGCGIFLIYLFIAKLDTLRNYWWHLFLLPLPFIIQLSFSIGLGWIVGAVNVFWRDVGHVLPLLMTIWFYATPIVYPYDLLPEAFKHITQLNPLFCLIESYRWVLLGVGQFDMWHLTYILFVSLALYVFGGFFFGKLKEDFSSVM from the coding sequence ATGACACGTCAAAACAGCTTATTGCTCTCCCTTGTTATTGCGCCTTTTTCTCGCTGGCAACTCATTACAAGCCTTGTAAAGAAGGATCTGGTGGGGCGTTATACAGGATCTTTTCTTGGATTCTTCTGGGCAATTCTGCATCCAGTTGTTCTGGTTGGGATTTACTATTTTGTCTGTTCCCTTGTATTTCGCCTGTCCATAAAATCGGGAGCATACGGCTTTTTTGAGTTTCTGATTTGCGGGTTGATTCCATGGATTGCTTTTAGTGAAGGTATTTCCCGTTCCTGCACGGCTGTTGTTGAACAGAGTTATCTAGTCAAAAAAGTTTTCTTTCCTTCGGAGGTTCTTATACCAGTCGCTGTAATAAGTAGTATGGTTCAACTTGTTATTGGATGCGGAATATTTCTGATTTATCTCTTTATAGCGAAATTGGATACGCTCAGGAATTACTGGTGGCATTTATTCTTGTTACCCCTTCCTTTCATAATCCAGTTGTCTTTTTCGATAGGTCTGGGATGGATTGTTGGTGCTGTAAATGTTTTTTGGAGAGATGTAGGGCATGTTTTACCTCTTCTCATGACCATTTGGTTTTATGCAACCCCCATAGTTTATCCTTACGATCTTCTTCCCGAAGCCTTTAAACATATTACTCAATTAAATCCGCTTTTTTGCTTGATTGAAAGCTACCGTTGGGTGCTTCTTGGGGTCGGGCAATTTGATATGTGGCATTTGACGTATATCCTGTTTGTTTCTCTCGCTTTATATGTTTTTGGTGGGTTCTTTTTTGGAAAACTTAAAGAGGATTTTTCTTCGGTGATGTAA
- a CDS encoding nucleoside phosphorylase, whose product MWWTYDNRVLIEPRRGQKESLLPSKALMVIVPEDLDELVSIMKGVRQSRSIFLSRLYHIEDNNKICIVGPLLGSPQAVMILEKLIALGVREVIVLGWCGSLQDYVRIGDVVIPTGAYSEEGTSHHYVVSCEHGSIGDFGGFITTPKIPEEFKLLVDYMKTQDVRCHSGSVWTTDAPYRETISKVIFYQNRGVLGVDMETSALISVARFRGISLGVMLLVSDSLANLKWKPGMKSSEFLNSRNIILGAFRNFAQK is encoded by the coding sequence ATGTGGTGGACATATGATAACAGAGTCTTAATTGAACCTAGACGTGGTCAAAAGGAATCTCTTCTCCCTTCAAAGGCTCTGATGGTCATTGTGCCGGAAGATCTTGATGAGCTTGTTTCTATAATGAAAGGGGTTCGTCAAAGTAGAAGTATTTTCTTGAGCCGGCTTTACCATATTGAAGATAACAATAAAATATGTATTGTGGGGCCTTTGCTAGGATCTCCACAGGCGGTGATGATCCTCGAGAAACTTATTGCTCTCGGGGTTCGGGAAGTTATCGTCTTGGGGTGGTGTGGATCTCTGCAAGATTATGTGAGAATTGGTGACGTGGTTATTCCGACCGGAGCCTATTCTGAAGAAGGGACGTCCCATCATTATGTTGTTTCATGTGAGCACGGAAGTATAGGCGATTTTGGTGGTTTTATCACAACTCCGAAGATCCCCGAAGAATTTAAGCTTCTTGTTGATTACATGAAGACTCAGGATGTTAGATGTCATTCGGGCAGTGTATGGACTACTGATGCCCCCTATCGGGAAACTATCTCGAAGGTTATTTTTTATCAAAACCGTGGAGTCCTTGGAGTAGATATGGAAACTTCAGCTCTAATAAGTGTAGCGAGGTTTAGAGGAATATCCTTGGGTGTAATGCTTTTGGTTTCTGATAGTCTAGCTAATCTTAAATGGAAGCCAGGCATGAAATCATCGGAGTTTTTAAATTCCAGGAATATTATCCTTGGGGCATTTAGAAACTTTGCGCAGAAATGA
- the ligA gene encoding NAD-dependent DNA ligase LigA, with amino-acid sequence MEDLKKVQERIESLRKEITLHNYYYYALDRPVISDEEYDALFRELEQLEKAYPQFITPDSPTQKVGHPPLKEFKPFEHTTPMLSLENAMTEEDVIQFDIRVHKGLKSASDRSVFKPHGMLYVAEPKIDGVAVEIIYENGILVAGGTRGDGRVGEDVTPNIKTIRGLSLRLMAFDGAPDPPPFLSVRGEVYMEKKDFQKLNEEQQAKGLALFANPRNAAAGSLRQLDSSITAQRPLKIFCYGIGGIEGISVVSHWEVLNLLKKWGLPVNPLSRPCSSIQDALEFAKWLRDQRQNLPYEIDGVVIKLNSLEAQRQLGETTRSPRWAIAYKFSAYTAETRVRNIRVQVGRTGILTPVAELDPVSIGGVIVRNATLHNYDEILRKDIRVGDWVIVQRAGDVIPEVVEVIADRRTGEELEFVMPSSCPVCGSEVVRISGEVAHRCSNPKCPARIKAAIIHFASREAMDIDGLGEKTVNLLVDRGLLKSIPDIYRLRKKDLVDLPGFGDLSAENLIEAIEKSKKATLDRFLFALGIPYVGRYTARLITEKFPSIDAIMSAKKEDLMAIPGVGEKIAGAVSDYFADPNNRKMVQDLLEEGVTMEIPGGIEEEAIDKASFFTGKTVVFTGALSSMTREQAEELVTRMGGTVTKSVSKKTDIVVVGENPGSKYEKAVSLGIRIMRESEFLEYTGKS; translated from the coding sequence ATGGAAGATCTCAAAAAGGTCCAGGAACGAATAGAGTCTCTCCGAAAAGAAATTACCCTCCACAATTATTACTATTACGCTCTGGATAGACCCGTAATTAGTGACGAAGAATACGATGCTCTTTTCCGGGAACTTGAACAACTTGAAAAAGCCTATCCTCAATTTATTACACCCGATTCGCCAACCCAGAAGGTTGGGCATCCGCCACTAAAAGAATTCAAACCTTTTGAACACACAACTCCTATGTTGAGTCTCGAAAACGCAATGACGGAGGAAGATGTTATACAGTTTGACATAAGAGTTCATAAGGGGTTGAAATCTGCATCCGATCGCAGTGTTTTCAAGCCGCATGGTATGTTGTATGTAGCAGAACCCAAGATAGATGGAGTAGCAGTAGAAATTATCTATGAAAACGGAATTCTAGTTGCCGGAGGCACAAGAGGAGATGGTAGAGTTGGAGAAGATGTTACACCCAATATTAAGACTATTCGAGGACTGTCTCTAAGGTTAATGGCTTTTGATGGGGCTCCTGATCCTCCTCCCTTTCTTTCAGTAAGGGGAGAGGTTTATATGGAAAAAAAGGATTTTCAAAAACTTAATGAGGAACAACAAGCTAAGGGACTTGCGCTTTTTGCTAACCCTCGCAATGCTGCTGCTGGATCTTTGCGACAGCTTGATTCTTCTATAACGGCTCAACGTCCCTTAAAGATATTTTGCTATGGTATAGGTGGTATAGAAGGAATTTCTGTTGTTTCTCATTGGGAAGTTTTGAATCTTCTCAAAAAATGGGGGTTGCCGGTTAACCCTTTGAGCAGACCATGTAGTTCCATTCAAGATGCTCTTGAATTTGCTAAGTGGCTTAGAGACCAACGCCAAAATCTTCCTTATGAAATTGATGGCGTTGTAATTAAATTAAACAGTCTTGAAGCTCAAAGGCAGCTTGGCGAAACTACGAGAAGCCCCAGATGGGCAATAGCTTATAAGTTTTCGGCTTACACGGCTGAAACGAGGGTTAGGAACATCAGAGTCCAAGTTGGAAGAACCGGAATCCTTACCCCGGTTGCAGAGCTTGATCCTGTGTCCATTGGAGGGGTTATTGTTCGCAATGCAACGCTTCATAATTATGATGAGATCCTGAGAAAGGATATCCGCGTTGGTGATTGGGTAATTGTTCAACGTGCAGGAGATGTAATACCCGAAGTGGTAGAAGTTATAGCTGACAGGCGGACTGGTGAGGAACTAGAGTTTGTTATGCCTTCTTCTTGCCCGGTTTGTGGATCTGAAGTAGTTAGAATCTCAGGCGAAGTGGCTCACCGATGTTCCAATCCAAAGTGCCCAGCTAGAATAAAAGCCGCTATCATCCATTTTGCCAGTAGAGAAGCCATGGATATTGATGGATTGGGTGAGAAGACGGTTAATTTGCTTGTAGATAGAGGACTTCTTAAGTCTATACCAGATATTTACAGACTCAGAAAAAAAGATCTGGTAGATCTTCCTGGTTTTGGAGATCTTTCCGCCGAAAACCTTATAGAAGCTATTGAGAAGAGCAAAAAAGCCACTTTAGATCGGTTTCTTTTTGCTCTAGGGATTCCTTACGTCGGTCGTTATACCGCTCGGTTGATAACTGAAAAATTTCCTTCCATAGATGCCATTATGTCCGCAAAAAAGGAAGACCTGATGGCTATCCCAGGGGTTGGCGAAAAGATAGCAGGAGCGGTGAGCGATTATTTCGCCGATCCGAATAATAGAAAAATGGTGCAAGATTTGCTGGAAGAAGGTGTGACCATGGAAATTCCGGGTGGGATCGAAGAAGAGGCTATAGATAAGGCCTCCTTCTTTACTGGAAAAACTGTGGTATTTACGGGCGCTTTGTCTTCCATGACCAGGGAACAGGCAGAGGAATTGGTGACAAGAATGGGAGGCACAGTGACAAAAAGTGTTAGCAAAAAAACGGATATTGTGGTGGTTGGTGAAAATCCCGGTTCAAAATACGAGAAGGCTGTTTCTCTTGGAATTAGAATAATGAGAGAATCAGAATTTTTGGAATATACGGGTAAATCTTAG
- a CDS encoding acylphosphatase, with product MKKRVHVWIDGRVQGVFFRAYMRDAAKKEGVGGWVKNTPDGRVEAVMEGDADAVDRMIKWCHRGSPLSRVDDVVVEEELFKDEFSDFVILR from the coding sequence ATGAAGAAGAGAGTTCATGTATGGATTGATGGTAGAGTTCAGGGAGTCTTCTTTCGAGCTTATATGAGAGATGCAGCTAAGAAGGAAGGAGTAGGAGGGTGGGTTAAAAATACACCTGACGGTAGAGTAGAAGCTGTTATGGAAGGGGATGCTGATGCAGTGGACCGAATGATTAAATGGTGTCATCGTGGTAGCCCCCTTAGCAGAGTTGACGACGTGGTTGTAGAAGAGGAACTTTTCAAAGACGAATTTTCTGATTTTGTTATATTGCGTTAA